ATTCCTCTGGCAAAGCTGGTGGTGTTCGCGGTGGAGGACGACGGTTCGCAGTGGAGGGCGGCTTGCGGTGGAGGAATCGCGGCACAGAGAGAGAGCTTCTGATTTTAGGAATTGAAGTGAAAATGGTTGATGATGAGAAAGGACAGCACATATAAGATGGAGGTTTTTGCGGGTGACGGACCAGCCCGTCCCGTCGACAGCCCACACGGACCACGAGTTATGTGGGGCGGGTTTAAGTGGTTTGGCGGGTCAAAGAGGGGAACCCTCCCCCGCGTTATTTCTTGCGGGCTGCGGGCCGGCCCGCGCGGCCCGTCCCATTTTGCCAACCTATGTTCTATAGAAGAAGTTCTTGACTTGATTGAAGGATCACAATTGTGGTTAGAAAAGGTAATTTAAAaacttttgattatttttttaaactctgTTATCTAATATTGGCATACGTGCTACTAATGGTTATTTGTGATTATAGACTTTTGAAAGGTGTGGTTATAAGCCTCCGTATGTTAAAAAATGATCGATGTTTAgcattatttcttttattaattttgttttacttGAGATTCTTTATAGGAGATTGGGAGAGGAGACTTTGGTCCTTCAAATTTTGTCTCTGTAAGTATCtaatcatttaaaaattgagtatttgaatttgtttatatttttatgaatatcTATTTAGCTGAACTGATAGTCTTTTGTTGAAAATaactatttaataaaaacaagaCAAATTACTGATAAATATATTAGAGCCTTAGTCAACACGTTAATGGAATACATTTCCTAAAAAACCATCAAATAGCAGTGTCTTCAGGGCACCTTCATTTTCTGATTTACAATCCTTTTTTTCCAATTTAGCCAAGCCAATTTACTCCTCCCTTTACTATTCTCCACAACAACTGCTTTGAAATTCTTAATAACAGGGTGAAATACCATCTTTGGAGCTTTGTAGATAGACAAAAGACCATTTGGAAGAAAGTCGAAGACAATGATATAACAtctaaaagatacatgcttgTTGTTGCAATTCTTGACACCAATTTTAGCTTTTTCTATGCCACCTCTTTTTgagtttaaatatatataccTACCAAATTGCTAGATTTGGTTGTTATATATATGGTGTGTGTTGACTGTTGAAACTCTGATTTGTATTATAACTACTTGGTATTTCGGCATGAACCAACTCTTTCCTAAAAGCTTTAGATGGGAAAgctaacattttttaaacaaCCTAATTATGTCTCAATCTTAAACAAGTAATatattgtttttcaaaagaAGTTAACCAAGTGGAATAATGAAGAATGTACGCATAACCAAGTCACAGCTTGTACAATACTGAGGAGAAAGGAGTACTTCATCTTCCCTATGTATGGTTTCCTGAATTATTTGGCTACCTTATGATTTTCTTACAAAAGGCTATGGCTTATCATGTTTGGAAACATATGGGAAAGGTACAAGGAGAAAGCTGCAAATGGTGTTCATGATTATTTGGCTAGCTGTAGTCTAGGAGTCATGGCTACACCACACTGAAGTAGTAtctaaatattcataaatttgtGCATAAAACTTTTTATACTACAAAGTTCAAGTCATTTAATATAAGTGTTTGAGTGTAGAAGTATAGTATAATTTTTGGAGGGTGTAATGTAATACTGAAATGATCTTTTCTTTATAGAATAGAGTACTCGGTGGGATAGGAATATTAAAACATGTGATTCTTATGCATGCTCTGTACTGTATTTTTTTGGCTTCACCTGGTGAGTCTAAGCCAATATTGCTGAATAAAATTAGCCTTTTGTCCTAAAAGAAAACCTAGTTTAGTTTGTATGAGAAATGCTGTGATCTAGTTTCAACCAAAACAAGGTATACACATACAGATACAGTTGTGTTGTGATGTAATTGAAGTGGCAAAAATGAGTCCCTGAATATAGGAGTATGTTAAGAGTAAAGAGAGTAAGGCATATATAGAAGCACTAGCACAGGAACCTTCTCTTTAAATCTGGAGGCATCATCAAATGGCATAAATTTGTGCTACTTCTAATTCAGTTTCTGAGCCGGAGTTTGATCCACTAATGAATATGTTGTCTTTCTTCCTGGCTCTTTGATAACGTTTACTCTTGAGCACATAGTACGTCATAACACCAAGAACACCAGCCATTGTAACTCCCCCAGTAATAGTCACCAACAATGCAGCCCACTTGTGATGCCTACCAACTACTATATAAGACGCCGATGTGAATGCAACAGTGGTGCATATAGATGCTAGCCACATCATCTTGTTGATCACCTTCACAACCCTCATCTCAGACTTTGTTCTCCCTCTCACAAGGGTGATCTGAACTACCACAACAGCCAGTGACGTGAAAAGCGCAACGGAATTGCACAAAAAGAAGACTTCAAAAGGTATTGTGCCTTGCATCACTGCCACCCCACTATCATAATCTCCACCCGGAACAGTGAAAATGGCAGCAAATGCAAGCGTGGCAAAGAGAACTGCAACCACCGTTACTGTGTTGGTGGCATTGTTGATACCTTGTCTTTGTAACTTGAGTAGCTCCAGGGCGATTCCGTTCACGTTCTTGTTCGTTTTGCGAGTTTGTTTGAGCTGTGAGCGAACGTCCTTTCTAATTTGCGTCACAGTGTTCCTAATGAGCTCATCCCTTGGGTGGTTCAGATCGTTCGCATTAACTGCATCGTTACGAATTAGGGAACCTCTTATCTCTAAGATTTCTTCTGATGGTGGAAGGGATTCAGCAATATCAAGAGATGTTTTGTGGTCCCTTGTTAAGGCATTCACGTTCGTCTGTGGAAGAAGCAATAGCTCATTCACTATCTGCATGAAACTATGACATATTATAGGAGTTTAATTtctctctattatcattgtaaCAAGTTTTATATAACCACATAATCAAAGACCATACTCAATAAACTTACCATAAGCATAAAATTTTCAACGGAAAGTACTTGTAATCATGTACTATTTTCAatcatgttttaagaaaaataacaatACTCTTGTTGAGTTATTCAGGTAGTGTAGAATACCTCTACTCTCTTTTTCCTTGTGGCTATGTGCAATGCAGTATTGCCAAACTTATCTGGAAGCATGACAGTTGCTGCATCAGTGCGAAGAATGCTCCTGACTGCTTCACAACTCACGCCCTTCACAGCCATATGCAGTGCAGTTTGGCCTTTCTTATCAGTTCTTCTAGCAAGTTGTTTATCATTGGCGAGCAATAAATTTACAACATCAATATGTCCTTGGCGGGCAGATAGATGAAGTGCATTCTTTCCGTTTGATCTAAATGAATCTATTTGACTAGGGTCACGTGACAACAAAAGTTCAACAACACTCGTATGCCCGCCTGTGGCCGCAGATATAAGAGGGGTTGCATTTGATCGGGAAACTGTCTTGATTAGCCCCGAATCACGTTCTAGTAGCAGCTTAACAATACCTGCCAAAAAGGAATTAATTTTCATTAGCTATTGAAGGTTTAGTATAAATAGTTATACACGTACGTTAACTTTCTAAAAAATCTTTACGCCTTTTGTGGCATAGATTTAAGGAAAAGGATTGTTACACACCTTCAAGCTAATAGATAcataaagagaaaaatatacaaaaaaaaataaagcagTGTCTATAAGTGAGTGTACTTTCAGATAGAAGCGTCTGCATATATATCACTGTTATCGATTTAAACCACTTGTTATTGTTACTCTTTTCTGCTCCAATCAAAAGTAAGTTAAAGAAAGACAATTATGTAGTTACTCGGTGTTCTTAGTCCTAATCTTCAACAAAAGTTAGCACCAAATAAAAACATAtgttaaatcaaattttaaagcGAAAACTCAAATTGTAACCTGAAAATTGCAGTCAAGTTTTGTCCTAAAAAAATACTCTTCTAGCTGTTAGTTATTTCTGGTCACATGGTAAAAATATTAGTTCTTTCAGAGGCAGGGAAGAAGAGAGAAAATTAACGAGAGGTGAAGATTTGATTAGGTTGAGGTTGTCAATACATACATAGGTGACCACGGCTAGCAGCAATATGAAAGGCATCAAACCCTAGATCATTCTTCAACGAAATCCCTTCGGTAGAAGAATAGAACAGAATATCTTGGACCACATCAAGGTGCCCTTTATCAGCGGCAATAAACAACGCCGTCTCTCCCAACTCATTCACATCATTCACAATGGCAGACCTTATGGCCGCGACCTCCGCATCGAAATCAGAGCTGCTCAGAGTCCCCACCATCTGGGCATCGATCACGTCCATAATCTTCCTCACGGCCACCGAGTCGCCGCGCCGCGCCGCCAGGTGGAGCTCCGTGTCGTTGTGGCGCCCCGTCACCTGTCTGACGTACTTCTTCTGGCCAGCGAGGTTCTTGGAGGACGAAAGGGACTTGCCGGAGTTGGAAACCAGAAGAGCGTTGCCGGAAGTTGAGAGCACCAAGGTGGCTTTCCTCGGAGTGATGGCCGCTTCATGCTGATTAACATTATCTGCAACCTTCTTTGTGTCCATGAATAATAAACAGCGATGGAATGAACCGAATGAGCTATGTCATTCACAATCATGTATTCCTTTCACCATGAGTCACTGGCGACAAGAAACTCGACATCTCGATCCGCACTATGAGCCGAACCATGTTTCTACGACATGCAAAATGCatgtaaataaagaaataatactTTTATACTCCTATAAAAATACTCTCACCTAACAACTAACtttaacaatataataatatatataaaaaatgaatcaaaataaataaatgcttTTGTCTTTTAGTAtcacttaaatttattttgttgataTACACGTATAAGTTAACAACATTGATCACATTTCTATTAAGTGATGATTTATAAAGAGTTTGttataattcttttatataaataaataccttgtataaaataatatgtCGGTAGTTGGATTATACTATTTGAAGTTTTCTTTTTAACTTTCTAAGAAAGAAAAACTTGttcttaataaatttttgtGCGGATATCAGTTAGAATTATTTAATACTCTACTTGAACTGTATTaactattaaaattaataaaatttattcttaaacatcaatttattatataagaaaataatttgcATGGATATGATTCCTGTGGTTCAACTTATAAATATAGAGGATTGAGCCACAACACAAAGTTTATTTGATTTGCTAAAAAAACATGAAACTcgatagaaaaataattattctgtgtttgattttaaaataagtcACATAGGAACAAAATATAAtagtatattttgatatttgataAATCACgagacaacttttttttttatcgtaaTACAAAATACTTCCTTTAGTCACTATTATAAGGTATATTTCGAAAAAAAATAGCTAttataaaatacaatttcaataattttttttttcatttatatatctttattaaatatatgattATAAGAACTGCtattaaataatgaaaataacgttttaaaaataagtaattaacAATTGTCCCTATTTATGTGACTCTTTATCGTTCAaatttatatctttatttttatttaatattgatttattttaacCATTAAATAAAGATGTTGAAGACTCTCGattcatataaatttttttttaaaaagtatgagAAAATATCTGCGAAGACattctgacgatcaagtcagtccGAGAGTTAGGTACCAGAAGAATAAGAGTGAATAAACCTTGGGTGTTGTGCCTCTTCTGCTATTTATATTGCTCTGGATGGACTTTGATTGTTGTGGGCATGCTTTTAGGTCCAGTTAGAGGCCCAATTGCACCTTAACCATGCTTTGTGTTTAATCGGACTTATTCACGTCTAATTACGTGTTTGGGCGTGACATTTGTCGACTAGTCGACTTTTCGGCTATCCTGTATAACActtgtttaattaaaaaagaaataaaaactcTCGTTTTATTAAAAGGAATAATAAGGAGTGTTGGTAGTGATGTATTGCAAaccattaatttaataataattgataagagtagaaatgaaatattagtaaaaaatcagattaattattttttatatgtataatatattGTCTAAAGTGACTTATAATAAGGAGAGTACAGTTacacaaatggaattaattCTAGGACGTACAGTTTCACAAATGGAATTAATTCTAGGACGCGGAAAGTGTCGAACCAAATAGACGTTTATAATGTTTGTACAAACATGCgctcaattgtttcttgatgtTTAAAAGCAAATTCTTTCTAGCAGCcaaaagttaattttttgtGTGCGTAAAAGAAgagttattataatttaatgtcATTAagcatattttaaattgtttttttattgaaacaatttaattaaaaatcgATATAAGAATAcaaaaaaagatattaaaaataaaaagtggaTTGATTGAATTATGTTTTTGAGATAGTATAGTTAAATATACTTAAAgtaattaatttgtttatatttaactTTATAATGGTTTTTCTTTGTAGAACACGATTTTCTATGGCATTTATCCGTAATTTCGTCAATGTGTGACCGCGACATGGTGTCAAGGCCTGAATGGCTGTTACTGAAAAGTAGCTTTCGTCTGTTAAAGTCATTGTTTTTTGGAATAGTAGAAAAGATATTTCTTTCTTCATCCATAAGTTTGTTCGTCATCTCTTATTCAttcaacaacaacaaacaaGGACTACACAAATAGATATCTGAACAAGTTAGAACCATAAGCCAACCTCACTTTCAgctaaaaatcatatatattacaaacaaatttattatttagagTGTTAAAGAtcagaataaaaatataaccaaattataacatatatatatattcaaactTTATCTTATCATTTTATCAACATTTCAGGAGAGTATTCTCTGActgtttaagaaaaaaaaagagaataaagCAACGTTCACGTGCGTATTCTCTCACTGTTTATTTCTGTAGTGGAGTTTTGCCTTTCCAACCTTCATTATTATGAACTTGGCTTTAACATTTTCTAGCCGTCCAAATGCTTAGCTCATTTCCAGGGGCAAATTTAAGTTATCAACACAAAACAAGACAGTTCTGTGTTGGTGTTGCAGGTGAAGACAGTTCTGTGTGCTGAGTGAGTGAGAATGGTACCTAGGACACTCTTTGCTTTGGTACTCTTTACTCTGAGTTGTTTCAGATGGCTAGAATATGCAGAATGCAAACTACCTCAAGAGGAGGGTAAGAATCAGTATTTTATTCTTAGGATGCTGCTTATTAGATCTGTTTAACCATTTGGCTAAGTACAAACTACGAGTCTCACACATTCTAGTATTACCTTATCTTGTTTTGTCTGTGGTATCTTGAACCTAGTAATGTACGGAAAAGTTTGTATCATACATCTTAATTGATCTCTGGTACTTCTTCTGTAGTTTTGAAAGTACAAGTATGATGACCCGTATTGCTGTAAGTGTCTTTTTCCTGTTAAATATCAGAACTTGTTccaattttacattaatttgaCAGTAGGAACAGTCTCTTCACCTTAATTTCACCCTGTTCATCTTaataaaaagaaaggaaaattgAACTCAATATGTCTTGGTACTGCTCCATTGGTATGGCAAGTTTTCCTCAACTttgtaatgtatttattttccTGTTAATCTGATTAAGAGAGAAGTATGTATGTGAGAGTGTCTTTAAATGTCTCATGAGAAAGTATATTCTTTGGTTTAGgagtatgaaaataaaattttaaaattggatGAGAATAATTCCATttcttaaaactaaaataatttcaaattctaactaaaaaaaagtaagaatttGAAATTCATGACCAGTATTAAAGCACACTAAGTCTGGAGTAAAAGGAGCTTGCTCC
The sequence above is a segment of the Phaseolus vulgaris cultivar G19833 chromosome 2, P. vulgaris v2.0, whole genome shotgun sequence genome. Coding sequences within it:
- the LOC137812173 gene encoding ankyrin repeat-containing protein ITN1-like yields the protein MDTKKVADNVNQHEAAITPRKATLVLSTSGNALLVSNSGKSLSSSKNLAGQKKYVRQVTGRHNDTELHLAARRGDSVAVRKIMDVIDAQMVGTLSSSDFDAEVAAIRSAIVNDVNELGETALFIAADKGHLDVVQDILFYSSTEGISLKNDLGFDAFHIAASRGHLCIVKLLLERDSGLIKTVSRSNATPLISAATGGHTSVVELLLSRDPSQIDSFRSNGKNALHLSARQGHIDVVNLLLANDKQLARRTDKKGQTALHMAVKGVSCEAVRSILRTDAATVMLPDKFGNTALHIATRKKRVEIVNELLLLPQTNVNALTRDHKTSLDIAESLPPSEEILEIRGSLIRNDAVNANDLNHPRDELIRNTVTQIRKDVRSQLKQTRKTNKNVNGIALELLKLQRQGINNATNTVTVVAVLFATLAFAAIFTVPGGDYDSGVAVMQGTIPFEVFFLCNSVALFTSLAVVVVQITLVRGRTKSEMRVVKVINKMMWLASICTTVAFTSASYIVVGRHHKWAALLVTITGGVTMAGVLGVMTYYVLKSKRYQRARKKDNIFISGSNSGSETELEVAQIYAI